A stretch of Sphingorhabdus sp. YGSMI21 DNA encodes these proteins:
- the asd gene encoding archaetidylserine decarboxylase (Phosphatidylserine decarboxylase is synthesized as a single chain precursor. Generation of the pyruvoyl active site from a Ser is coupled to cleavage of a Gly-Ser bond between the larger (beta) and smaller (alpha chains). It is an integral membrane protein.), with amino-acid sequence MFERLKVASQYILPKRGLTSFAGRIAEAERGALTTRLIGWFVGKYAVDMSEAGNPDIASYNSFNAFFTRPLKAGARPITDADFACPVDGAISQLGAIDDQHILQAKGHSFTTTELLGDDSALAAEFRNGSFANVYLSPKDYHRIHMPCDGRLVSMTYVPGALFSVNPATARGVPNLFARNERVICVFESPEHGTFAMVLVGATIVGSMATVWHGLVKPKPASKIRQWTYTDQNIALEKGEEMGRFLLGSTVVMLFRPNSITFSADWAPERSVRLGETMGQRPGI; translated from the coding sequence TTGTTCGAACGATTGAAAGTCGCGTCCCAGTACATCCTGCCAAAGCGTGGGCTTACGAGCTTTGCCGGCCGTATTGCCGAGGCGGAACGGGGCGCGCTGACGACCCGGCTGATAGGCTGGTTTGTCGGCAAATATGCGGTCGATATGAGCGAGGCCGGAAATCCGGACATCGCCAGCTATAACAGCTTCAACGCCTTTTTCACCCGTCCGCTCAAGGCTGGCGCGCGCCCGATCACGGATGCCGATTTTGCCTGCCCGGTGGATGGCGCTATCAGTCAGCTTGGCGCTATTGATGACCAGCATATCCTGCAGGCAAAAGGTCACTCGTTTACCACGACCGAGTTGCTTGGTGATGATTCAGCACTGGCAGCAGAGTTTCGCAACGGCAGCTTTGCCAATGTCTATCTGTCGCCCAAGGATTATCATCGCATCCACATGCCGTGTGACGGCAGGCTTGTAAGCATGACCTATGTACCAGGCGCGCTGTTTTCCGTTAACCCCGCCACGGCGCGCGGCGTGCCCAATCTTTTCGCGCGCAACGAGCGGGTAATCTGTGTGTTTGAATCACCGGAACATGGCACGTTCGCGATGGTTCTGGTCGGCGCTACCATCGTCGGCAGCATGGCAACCGTCTGGCACGGCCTCGTCAAGCCAAAGCCCGCGAGCAAGATTAGGCAGTGGACCTATACCGACCAGAATATCGCGCTCGAGAAGGGCGAGGAAATGGGGCGATTCCTGCTCGGTTCTACGGTCGTCATGCTGTTCCGCCCGAACAGCATCACTTTTTCAGCCGACTGGGCACCGGAGAGATCGGTGCGTCTCGGCGAAACAATGGGTCAGCGGCCCGGTATTTGA
- a CDS encoding site-specific DNA-methyltransferase, protein MGIIERIKAPKTRTAPSAGTRTAKKAVELPLGQIMKMDCITAMASLPDASVDMVFADPPYNLQLGGDLFRPEGSQVDAVDDAWDQFDSFAAYDAFTKAWLAEARRILKPDGSLWVIGSYHNIFRVGASLQDLGYWILNDIIWRKANPMPNFKGTRFTNAHETLIWASKSEKSKYTFNYRAMKNLNDELQMRSDWVMPICGGQERLKRNGTKAHPTQKPEALLYRIMLATTNPGDVVLDPFFGTGTTGAVAKRLGREWIGCEKEDSYCEVAEQRIAEALPLDESALKTMQSPKSKPRVAFGTLVETGYLKPGDELCSKNRKFKVKVRADGSVIWEGQEGSIHKIGATVQNAPSCNGWTYWYYKDGKDLKPIDNLRQTYLLATEP, encoded by the coding sequence ATGGGGATTATCGAGCGCATTAAGGCGCCCAAAACACGCACCGCGCCAAGCGCTGGAACACGCACCGCAAAGAAGGCTGTCGAGCTGCCACTGGGGCAGATCATGAAGATGGACTGTATCACCGCGATGGCATCGCTGCCCGATGCATCGGTCGATATGGTGTTCGCTGACCCTCCCTATAATCTGCAGCTTGGCGGAGATTTGTTCCGTCCAGAGGGTAGTCAGGTGGACGCCGTGGACGATGCCTGGGACCAATTTGACAGCTTTGCCGCTTATGATGCCTTCACCAAGGCCTGGCTGGCCGAAGCACGCCGTATTCTCAAGCCCGATGGATCCCTGTGGGTCATTGGCAGCTATCACAATATTTTCCGGGTTGGCGCTTCGCTGCAGGACCTCGGCTACTGGATCCTCAACGACATCATCTGGCGCAAGGCCAATCCGATGCCCAATTTCAAGGGCACTCGCTTCACCAATGCGCACGAGACATTGATCTGGGCATCGAAATCGGAAAAATCCAAATATACATTCAACTATCGCGCGATGAAAAATCTCAATGATGAACTGCAGATGCGCAGCGACTGGGTGATGCCGATTTGCGGCGGTCAGGAACGGCTGAAACGCAACGGCACCAAGGCGCACCCGACCCAGAAGCCGGAAGCATTGCTTTACCGCATCATGCTGGCGACGACCAATCCAGGCGATGTTGTGCTCGATCCTTTCTTCGGCACCGGCACGACCGGCGCGGTCGCAAAGAGACTGGGCCGCGAATGGATCGGTTGCGAGAAAGAGGACAGCTATTGCGAAGTCGCCGAACAGCGCATTGCCGAGGCGCTGCCGCTAGACGAAAGCGCACTCAAGACCATGCAGTCGCCCAAGTCCAAACCGCGGGTTGCCTTTGGAACGCTGGTCGAAACCGGCTATCTGAAGCCCGGCGACGAACTGTGCAGCAAGAACCGCAAGTTCAAGGTCAAGGTTCGCGCAGACGGTTCGGTGATCTGGGAAGGTCAGGAAGGGTCGATCCACAAGATCGGCGCAACCGTGCAAAATGCACCAAGCTGCAATGGCTGGACCTATTGGTATTACAAGGACGGCAAGGACCTGAAGCCGATCGACAATTTGCGGCAGACCTATTTGCTGGCTACTGAACCCTGA
- a CDS encoding RcnB family protein: MKTLLLTGIAGVLAVAPGSAIAAIDSTSGEAPTPMVDLSFASSTALANPAAASRQHNGNMRQMKGHRGTSSYVRRGRMGYDRNYRKPYRGFRLPITYIQPSYFISNFGYYGLSQPHYGYGWSRYYDDAVLTDRYGVVQDARYNVDWDRYNQGYQDGYRDGYAAYDPGVFTGDDRVVATPRAYNHRDQSTYRGDWQGSYREDGSYQGEWQGTYRDADGQVYQGEYSGTFIGDGNMSPHWSSEREARSDHYAPYPDDRGYDRQRAEDLAYLERCKKSSGIGGAIVGGAIGAFAGNRIAGSGNRLAGSLIGGGVGAVAGAAIDQGTDRCRKLLKQYGYDQQQPNSHREYPPVQHRRPLPPQGHPTYPSGWNGYYSPGYYYAPAQPMITTIVIQSAPVTTTTTTTYIEEEVVYSAPKQKKRWKPAPKKVWKPAPKAVPLKGCQQARCLYD; encoded by the coding sequence ATGAAGACCCTCTTACTTACCGGCATTGCCGGTGTTTTGGCAGTGGCACCAGGATCGGCCATTGCAGCCATCGACTCGACATCGGGGGAAGCACCGACACCAATGGTCGACCTGAGCTTTGCCTCGTCGACCGCCCTGGCGAACCCGGCGGCAGCAAGCCGGCAGCACAATGGCAATATGCGCCAGATGAAAGGCCATCGCGGCACGTCCAGCTATGTTCGCCGTGGCCGGATGGGCTATGATCGCAATTATCGCAAACCCTACCGCGGGTTCCGCCTTCCCATAACCTATATCCAGCCAAGCTATTTCATCAGCAATTTCGGCTATTATGGTCTTAGCCAGCCGCATTATGGCTATGGCTGGTCGCGCTATTATGATGATGCGGTGCTGACCGACCGCTACGGCGTGGTCCAGGACGCGCGCTATAATGTCGATTGGGACCGTTATAATCAGGGCTATCAGGACGGCTATCGTGACGGCTATGCCGCTTATGATCCCGGCGTGTTCACCGGCGATGACCGAGTGGTTGCAACGCCCCGCGCCTATAACCACCGCGACCAGTCCACCTATCGCGGCGACTGGCAGGGCTCCTATCGCGAAGACGGCAGCTACCAGGGCGAATGGCAGGGCACCTACCGGGACGCCGATGGACAGGTCTATCAGGGCGAATATTCCGGTACTTTCATCGGTGACGGCAATATGTCGCCGCACTGGAGTTCGGAAAGAGAAGCCCGTTCCGACCATTATGCCCCCTATCCCGATGATCGCGGCTATGACCGGCAGCGCGCGGAGGATCTCGCCTATCTCGAACGGTGCAAGAAAAGCAGCGGCATCGGTGGCGCTATTGTGGGTGGCGCCATTGGCGCATTTGCCGGCAATCGCATTGCCGGTAGCGGCAACCGCCTCGCCGGATCGCTGATCGGTGGCGGAGTGGGCGCCGTCGCTGGTGCGGCGATCGATCAGGGAACCGATCGTTGCCGCAAGCTGCTCAAGCAATATGGCTATGACCAGCAGCAGCCGAACAGCCACCGGGAATATCCACCGGTGCAGCATCGCCGGCCGCTGCCGCCGCAAGGCCATCCGACCTATCCGAGCGGCTGGAACGGCTATTATAGCCCGGGCTATTATTATGCGCCGGCCCAGCCGATGATCACCACGATTGTCATCCAGTCCGCTCCGGTCACGACCACGACGACCACCACCTATATCGAGGAAGAAGTGGTCTATTCGGCGCCGAAGCAGAAGAAGCGCTGGAAGCCGGCGCCGAAGAAAGTCTGGAAACCGGCACCGAAAGCCGTGCCGCTGAAAGGCTGTCAGCAGGCGCGCTGCCTGTACGACTGA
- a CDS encoding arginyltransferase: MTAPVRFPRFFVTNPSPCPYLPGKNERKVFTELNGPHTEELNDALGRIGFRRSQNVAYRPSCLDCKACVSVRVLTDEFRPSATQRKLIRRNSDLVVEACEPWATDEQFQLLQNYLAKRHPGGGMAEMDEMDYSDMVEQSPVKSFVIEYREPTDDGSKGRLVGACLTDQQGDGLSMIYSFFDADHGERAGLGNYIIMDHILRAKTAGLPYVYLGYWVDGSPQMEYKVRFRPLERLGPDGWQRFDPAALLKLQCPN, from the coding sequence GTGACTGCACCCGTTCGCTTCCCGCGATTCTTTGTGACAAATCCCAGCCCATGCCCCTATCTGCCCGGAAAGAATGAACGCAAGGTTTTTACCGAACTGAACGGGCCCCATACCGAAGAGCTGAATGACGCGCTCGGCCGGATCGGTTTCCGTCGCAGCCAGAATGTCGCCTACCGGCCCAGCTGTCTGGACTGCAAGGCTTGCGTTTCGGTCCGGGTATTGACCGACGAATTCCGTCCCAGCGCCACGCAGAGAAAGCTGATCCGCCGGAACAGCGATCTGGTGGTCGAAGCCTGCGAGCCCTGGGCCACCGACGAACAGTTTCAGCTGCTCCAGAATTATCTCGCCAAACGCCATCCCGGCGGCGGCATGGCCGAGATGGACGAGATGGACTATTCCGACATGGTCGAACAGTCGCCGGTCAAAAGCTTCGTGATCGAATATCGCGAGCCGACCGATGATGGCAGCAAGGGCCGTCTGGTCGGAGCCTGCCTGACCGATCAGCAGGGTGACGGCCTGTCGATGATCTACAGCTTCTTTGATGCGGACCATGGCGAGCGCGCCGGTCTCGGCAATTATATCATCATGGATCATATCCTGCGCGCCAAGACCGCCGGATTGCCCTATGTCTATCTCGGCTACTGGGTCGATGGCTCGCCACAAATGGAATATAAGGTCCGCTTTCGCCCGCTCGAGAGGCTCGGTCCGGATGGCTGGCAGAGGTTCGATCCCGCCGCGTTGCTGAAGTTGCAATGTCCGAACTGA
- a CDS encoding amidohydrolase yields the protein MGGRRKNHGWICGAITASIFLVPGIAQADSLIENVNGMTLDSEGKVVRFVAMHIDDDGKVKQLLNRKDKRPRDVDFQFDGKGRTLIPGFFDAHGHVMGMGFGALTLDLSDSRTLDEALAKIARYAADNPGKPWIIGNGWNQEIWGLGRFPTAAELDSVVPDRPVYLSRVDGHAAWVNGAAMKAAGVSNSSRSPSGGSIEKAGGKPTGIFVDAAMGLFEAAIPAPRPVERDLALAKAQEILLANGVTSIADMGTTMQDWQSFRRAGDKGQLKIRIVSYASGIEDMVAIAGPAPSPWLYEDHLKLAGVKLYLDGALGSRGALLKQPYADKPGERGLAMLGSAQLKNKMSRAAMDGFQTAVHAIGDKANDEILSAIEELRVTYKGDRRWRVEHAQIIDPVDIARFAASGTVASMQPVHQTSDRLMAEARLGQGRLAGAYAWKSLRDSGAVLAFGTDVPVELPNPFAGLAAAMTREDASGQPFGGWMPAERLNREQAWQAYTYGAAYAAFAEDRLGTLEPGKRADFLIIDQDIMLATPAQIRKLQVLQTWIGGKPAFVRD from the coding sequence ATGGGCGGCAGACGGAAAAATCATGGCTGGATATGCGGCGCGATCACGGCGAGCATTTTTCTTGTGCCCGGTATCGCGCAGGCCGACAGCCTGATTGAAAATGTCAATGGCATGACGCTCGACAGCGAGGGCAAGGTCGTCCGTTTTGTCGCGATGCATATCGACGACGACGGCAAAGTGAAACAGCTGCTCAATCGCAAGGACAAGCGGCCGCGCGATGTCGATTTCCAGTTTGACGGCAAGGGGCGTACGCTGATCCCCGGTTTTTTTGATGCGCACGGCCATGTCATGGGCATGGGCTTTGGCGCACTGACGCTGGATCTGTCCGACAGCAGAACGCTGGACGAGGCGCTCGCCAAAATCGCTCGATATGCTGCGGATAATCCGGGCAAGCCCTGGATCATCGGCAATGGCTGGAACCAGGAAATCTGGGGGCTCGGTCGTTTCCCGACTGCGGCGGAACTGGATAGCGTGGTCCCCGACCGTCCGGTATATCTTTCCCGCGTCGACGGTCATGCGGCCTGGGTCAATGGCGCTGCGATGAAGGCCGCAGGTGTCTCAAATTCTTCCAGATCACCCAGCGGCGGCTCGATCGAGAAGGCCGGAGGCAAGCCGACCGGTATTTTTGTCGATGCGGCAATGGGGCTGTTTGAAGCGGCGATCCCGGCACCGCGTCCGGTGGAGCGCGATCTGGCGCTTGCCAAGGCACAGGAAATATTGCTGGCCAACGGCGTAACGTCGATCGCCGACATGGGCACGACGATGCAGGACTGGCAGAGCTTTCGCCGGGCAGGGGACAAGGGCCAGCTGAAAATCCGGATCGTCTCTTACGCCTCGGGTATCGAGGACATGGTCGCCATTGCCGGTCCGGCGCCTTCACCCTGGCTCTATGAGGATCATCTGAAACTGGCAGGGGTCAAATTATATCTCGATGGTGCGCTGGGGTCGCGCGGCGCTCTGCTGAAACAGCCCTATGCGGACAAGCCCGGCGAACGCGGGCTGGCGATGCTTGGATCGGCGCAACTCAAGAATAAAATGAGCCGCGCCGCCATGGACGGCTTCCAGACCGCGGTCCACGCAATCGGCGACAAGGCCAATGACGAGATATTGTCGGCGATCGAGGAGTTGCGGGTCACTTACAAGGGCGATCGGCGGTGGCGGGTCGAACATGCGCAGATCATCGATCCGGTCGATATCGCTCGCTTTGCTGCCAGCGGGACGGTCGCCTCGATGCAGCCCGTGCACCAGACCTCCGACCGGCTGATGGCCGAGGCGCGGCTTGGGCAGGGGCGGCTCGCAGGCGCCTATGCCTGGAAATCGCTTCGCGATTCCGGAGCGGTTCTCGCGTTCGGGACAGATGTTCCGGTGGAATTGCCCAACCCCTTTGCCGGTCTGGCAGCGGCGATGACCCGCGAGGACGCCTCTGGCCAGCCGTTTGGCGGATGGATGCCGGCCGAAAGGCTGAACCGCGAGCAGGCCTGGCAGGCCTATACATATGGTGCGGCTTATGCTGCCTTTGCCGAAGACCGGCTGGGCACCCTGGAGCCTGGAAAAAGGGCGGATTTCCTGATCATCGATCAGGATATCATGCTGGCGACCCCGGCCCAGATCCGGAAGCTCCAGGTTCTGCAGACATGGATCGGGGGCAAGCCCGCATTCGTCCGGGACTGA
- a CDS encoding threonine ammonia-lyase codes for MNDMQKTALPSFDHEDVKAAHDRIKDRIVHTPTLKSITLSELSGAEVFLKFENLQFTAAYKERGALNALLLMDESKRKAGVIAASAGNHAQGLAYNAKNLGIPATIVMPSTTPMVKVEQTRGHGAEIVIFGGNYDEAYAHAMELAEQRGLTYIHAFDDPHVAAGQGTVAIEMLEAIPDLDRLIIPIGGGGLFSGMATAASAMKPDIKMTGVQAALYPSMYGRLTGKTVTAGGDTLAEGIAVRNPSEFTAEIIQKYVDEILLVSEAQLEGAVSLLLQIEKTVVEGAGAAGLAALLANKEKFAGEKVGLVLCGGNIDTRLLANVLLRDLARSGRLARLRLHLRDQPGALYNVVKQFAEHEVNIIEVYHQRVFTNLPAKGLITDIECEAKDREQLEGLIVDLNKAGYDVRQVELAD; via the coding sequence ATGAATGATATGCAGAAAACCGCCCTTCCCTCGTTCGACCATGAGGATGTGAAAGCCGCGCACGACCGGATCAAGGACCGGATCGTCCACACCCCGACGCTGAAGAGCATTACGCTGTCCGAGCTGAGCGGCGCGGAAGTTTTTCTCAAATTCGAAAATCTGCAGTTCACCGCCGCCTACAAGGAACGCGGCGCGCTCAACGCGCTGCTGCTGATGGACGAGAGCAAGCGCAAGGCCGGTGTTATCGCGGCTTCTGCCGGCAATCATGCCCAGGGCCTCGCCTATAACGCCAAGAATCTCGGCATTCCGGCCACCATCGTCATGCCGAGCACGACACCGATGGTGAAGGTCGAACAGACCCGGGGCCATGGTGCCGAAATCGTCATATTCGGCGGCAATTATGACGAAGCCTATGCCCATGCGATGGAACTCGCCGAGCAGCGCGGCCTCACCTATATTCACGCCTTCGACGACCCGCACGTCGCGGCCGGTCAGGGCACGGTGGCCATCGAGATGCTGGAAGCCATTCCCGATCTCGACCGTCTGATCATCCCGATCGGCGGCGGCGGACTGTTCTCCGGCATGGCAACCGCAGCCAGCGCCATGAAACCGGACATCAAGATGACCGGCGTCCAGGCCGCGCTCTATCCCAGCATGTATGGCAGGCTGACCGGCAAGACCGTGACCGCCGGCGGCGACACGCTCGCCGAGGGCATTGCCGTGCGCAACCCTTCCGAATTTACCGCCGAGATCATCCAGAAATATGTCGACGAGATTTTGCTGGTCAGCGAAGCGCAGCTCGAGGGCGCGGTCAGCCTGCTGCTGCAGATCGAGAAGACCGTGGTCGAGGGCGCCGGTGCCGCCGGTCTCGCGGCGCTGCTCGCCAACAAGGAAAAATTCGCCGGCGAGAAAGTCGGCCTGGTCCTGTGTGGCGGCAATATCGACACCCGCCTCCTGGCCAATGTCCTGCTGCGCGATCTCGCCCGGTCGGGCCGCCTCGCCCGCCTCCGCCTGCATTTGCGCGACCAGCCCGGCGCGCTCTACAATGTCGTGAAGCAATTTGCCGAGCATGAAGTCAATATCATCGAAGTCTATCACCAGCGGGTCTTCACAAACCTTCCCGCGAAGGGCCTGATCACCGATATTGAATGCGAGGCCAAGGATCGCGAACAGCTGGAAGGCCTGATCGTCGATCTCAACAAGGCCGGCTATGATGTCCGGCAGGTCGAGCTGGCGGACTAG
- a CDS encoding NAD(P)-dependent oxidoreductase codes for MAKIAFIGIGVMGGPMAGHLAAAGHELTVYNRTRAKAEAWVAQHGGAIADSPAEAARDKQIVITCVGNDDDLASVTMGRDGAFSTMAAAALFIDHTTVSARIARQLSVEAEGRGIHVVDAPVSGGQAGAENGTLSIMCGGSEEAFAAAELIMAAYAGRIVHVGRTGAGQTTKMCNQIAIAGVLEGLSEALRFAQASRLDLDKVYEAISGGAAQSWQMDNRWATMAEDKFDFGFAVDWMRKDLGLAIEEARTNGATIPVAALVDQFYAEVQAAGGGRNDTSSLVSRLPKRK; via the coding sequence ATGGCAAAAATTGCATTTATCGGGATCGGTGTGATGGGCGGACCCATGGCCGGGCATCTGGCCGCAGCCGGGCACGAACTCACCGTCTATAACCGGACCAGAGCCAAGGCCGAGGCATGGGTGGCCCAACATGGCGGCGCGATCGCGGACAGCCCGGCCGAGGCGGCACGGGACAAGCAAATCGTGATCACCTGCGTTGGCAATGACGACGATCTGGCATCGGTCACGATGGGGCGTGATGGCGCCTTTTCGACCATGGCTGCCGCGGCCCTGTTCATCGATCACACTACCGTGTCGGCGCGCATTGCCCGGCAATTGTCGGTGGAAGCGGAGGGACGCGGGATCCATGTCGTCGACGCACCGGTTTCCGGCGGTCAGGCCGGAGCGGAAAACGGCACTTTGTCGATCATGTGCGGTGGTAGCGAGGAAGCCTTTGCGGCCGCCGAACTGATCATGGCCGCTTATGCCGGGCGGATCGTCCATGTCGGGCGCACCGGCGCCGGCCAGACCACGAAAATGTGCAACCAGATCGCGATTGCCGGGGTACTCGAAGGTCTGTCGGAAGCGCTGCGCTTTGCCCAGGCCAGCCGGCTCGATCTGGACAAAGTTTATGAAGCGATTTCCGGCGGCGCTGCGCAAAGCTGGCAAATGGACAATCGCTGGGCGACGATGGCCGAAGACAAGTTCGACTTCGGTTTTGCCGTCGACTGGATGCGCAAGGATCTGGGGCTGGCGATCGAAGAGGCCCGGACCAACGGCGCCACCATCCCGGTGGCGGCCTTGGTTGACCAATTTTATGCAGAAGTGCAGGCCGCAGGCGGCGGACGCAATGACACGAGTTCATTGGTTTCCCGGCTTCCGAAAAGAAAATAA
- the folP gene encoding dihydropteroate synthase translates to MGQLEELEACGAGARLYLKPVGLVDSPHWHEEKNQRLNNSLTWFSQIEYLIVEAGRANRRGLVNITQWPEWSHALPEPLAIRAATLFANLTRKHDALHCGERTLRFDQPHVMGILNITPDSFSDGGKHQNDPEKAAEAGLAMTVAGASILDIGGESTRPGADPVWEGDEIKRVVPVIERLAHCGAAISIDTRKAAVMEAAIAAGAHLINDVSALLHDKRSLEVAGVSGLPVVLMHAPSSGKDPHKGDGYGNIVTDTLDWLEQRVAEVVAAGFERDKIIIDPGLGFGKSLTDNLALMNNIAMFHALGQPLLIGASRKRMIGALSKEAPVDQRLGGSIAFAHHAVQQGAQIVRVHDVPETMQALQIWRGMRDAGVTASV, encoded by the coding sequence ATGGGACAATTGGAAGAATTGGAAGCATGTGGCGCGGGCGCGAGGCTCTATCTCAAGCCCGTCGGCCTGGTCGATAGCCCTCATTGGCATGAAGAGAAAAATCAACGTTTAAACAATAGTTTAACATGGTTTTCTCAGATAGAATATCTGATTGTCGAGGCGGGCAGGGCGAACCGGCGAGGTCTCGTCAACATCACCCAGTGGCCGGAATGGTCGCACGCCCTTCCCGAGCCTTTGGCAATACGCGCTGCCACTTTATTCGCCAATCTGACCCGCAAGCATGACGCACTGCACTGTGGCGAGCGGACGCTTCGCTTCGACCAGCCCCATGTCATGGGCATATTGAACATCACGCCGGACAGTTTCTCCGACGGCGGCAAGCATCAGAATGACCCCGAAAAGGCGGCCGAAGCTGGTCTTGCCATGACGGTCGCGGGGGCGTCGATCCTCGATATCGGGGGCGAAAGCACCAGGCCCGGCGCGGACCCCGTCTGGGAAGGCGATGAAATCAAACGCGTGGTGCCGGTCATCGAAAGGCTGGCCCATTGCGGGGCTGCCATTTCCATCGACACGCGCAAGGCGGCGGTGATGGAGGCAGCGATTGCTGCGGGCGCGCATCTGATCAACGATGTCTCGGCTTTGCTGCACGACAAGAGATCGCTCGAGGTGGCCGGCGTGTCCGGTCTTCCGGTGGTCTTGATGCACGCGCCCTCCAGCGGCAAGGACCCGCACAAGGGCGACGGCTATGGCAATATCGTCACCGATACGCTCGACTGGCTGGAGCAGCGGGTCGCCGAGGTGGTCGCGGCAGGCTTCGAGCGCGACAAGATCATCATCGATCCGGGCCTCGGCTTCGGTAAGTCGCTGACCGACAATCTCGCCCTGATGAACAATATCGCGATGTTCCATGCATTGGGTCAGCCGCTATTGATCGGTGCCAGTCGCAAACGGATGATCGGGGCGCTATCCAAGGAAGCGCCGGTCGACCAACGTCTCGGCGGCTCGATTGCCTTCGCCCATCACGCGGTCCAGCAGGGCGCACAGATCGTCCGGGTGCACGATGTGCCCGAAACGATGCAGGCGCTTCAGATCTGGCGCGGGATGCGCGACGCCGGGGTTACTGCGTCCGTCTAG
- a CDS encoding acyl-CoA desaturase, protein MARNFRDKYQHEYGIAQQSDEPRPHPGVIVGGEAGREKRKEYAIVFGSKIFGSIAAVWWMFTYDTGWVEWSAFIAGYIVLMLGIVLGFHRYYSHKAFETSVPMQYILGAMAQMSIQSSVLRWAADHRRHHAHSDEVGDVHSPWLDGKGKPTSRLKGMFHSHFGWFMDDCVTDMSIYGKGLADNEVVLWLHKTRWFWLVFSLIIFPGVWGLAFGGWDHVIGTILIGGYFRTFVVLQITLGISSYAHVVGSQRHTKGVGTARNSFIFSLLTFGEGWHNNHHKHPRASFQGMAWWEIDIAGYVLLLLEKMGLVWNVTRQPKYIKSESGEWVLAERKIAPKRAEVEA, encoded by the coding sequence ATGGCACGTAATTTTCGCGACAAATATCAGCATGAATATGGCATCGCCCAGCAGAGCGATGAACCCCGTCCGCATCCAGGTGTGATTGTCGGCGGCGAGGCTGGCCGGGAGAAACGCAAGGAATATGCGATCGTGTTCGGCTCCAAGATTTTTGGTTCGATCGCAGCGGTCTGGTGGATGTTTACCTATGATACCGGCTGGGTCGAATGGTCGGCCTTCATCGCCGGCTATATCGTGCTGATGCTCGGCATCGTGCTCGGCTTCCACCGCTATTATTCGCACAAGGCCTTCGAAACATCGGTGCCGATGCAATATATTCTGGGCGCCATGGCGCAAATGTCGATCCAGTCCTCGGTATTGCGCTGGGCCGCAGACCACCGGCGGCACCATGCCCATAGCGACGAGGTTGGCGACGTCCACAGCCCCTGGCTTGACGGCAAGGGCAAGCCGACCAGCAGGCTCAAGGGCATGTTCCACTCGCATTTCGGCTGGTTCATGGACGATTGCGTTACCGACATGAGCATCTACGGCAAGGGCCTTGCAGACAATGAGGTCGTGCTGTGGCTGCACAAGACGCGCTGGTTCTGGCTGGTCTTCTCGCTGATCATCTTTCCCGGTGTCTGGGGTCTAGCGTTTGGCGGCTGGGACCATGTGATCGGCACGATCCTGATCGGCGGATATTTCCGGACCTTCGTGGTGCTGCAGATCACGCTCGGTATTTCCAGTTACGCCCATGTCGTCGGATCACAGCGCCACACCAAGGGCGTCGGCACCGCCCGGAACAGTTTCATCTTCTCGCTGCTGACCTTCGGCGAAGGCTGGCACAACAATCACCACAAACATCCCCGCGCCAGCTTTCAGGGCATGGCCTGGTGGGAAATCGATATTGCCGGCTATGTCCTGCTGCTGCTCGAGAAAATGGGTCTGGTGTGGAATGTCACCCGCCAGCCCAAATATATCAAAAGCGAGAGCGGCGAATGGGTTCTGGCCGAGCGCAAGATCGCGCCAAAACGCGCGGAAGTCGAAGCCTAG
- a CDS encoding GAF domain-containing protein has translation MLDISIDPDQPAAELYADLTSFATALVDGEPDAIANMANIAALIWQYVPGLNWAGFYRVIDEELVLGPFQGKTACIRIAIGAGVCGTAVATGEVQRVADVHAFPGHIACDADSRSELVVPVLKDDKVIAVLDLDSPRPDRFGVEDEAGMVRLIGAIANALG, from the coding sequence ATGCTGGATATTTCGATTGATCCGGACCAACCCGCGGCAGAACTTTATGCCGACCTGACGTCCTTCGCCACCGCGCTGGTCGACGGCGAACCCGATGCTATCGCCAATATGGCGAACATCGCCGCGCTGATCTGGCAATATGTGCCCGGGCTAAACTGGGCCGGCTTCTACCGCGTCATTGACGAGGAACTGGTGCTTGGCCCGTTTCAGGGCAAGACCGCCTGTATCAGGATAGCCATTGGCGCGGGCGTGTGCGGTACGGCAGTGGCAACCGGCGAGGTCCAGCGAGTGGCCGACGTCCACGCCTTTCCCGGCCATATCGCTTGCGATGCCGACAGCCGGAGCGAATTGGTCGTTCCGGTCCTGAAGGACGACAAGGTAATCGCCGTGCTCGATCTCGACAGTCCGCGGCCCGACCGTTTCGGGGTAGAAGACGAAGCAGGAATGGTCCGGCTGATCGGGGCAATTGCTAATGCCCTTGGTTAA